Genomic DNA from Acidimicrobiales bacterium:
GCTCGGGCCGCACCGCACGCGCCGGCGGCACCGGCGTTGCGGTCACCCTCGTGCTCTGGGACCAAGAACTCGAGGTCAAGCGCATCCAAAAGCGGCTCGGGCTCGAGATCCCGATCGTCGAGATGTTCTCCAACGACAAACGACTCCACGACCTCTACCACTGGGATCCCAGCAGCGACTGAGGTGGACGCATCCGTCGTCCGACGGCGCTGGCTCCGTGGGCTGATCGATCACCTCGCCCTCATCACTCCCGACGCTGCACCGACGGACGTCTCCGACGCTGCACCGACGGACGTCTCCGACGCTGCACCGACGGACGTCTCCGACGCTGCACCGACCGACGTCTCCGACGTCGTGCCAACGGACGTCTCCGACATCGTGCCGACCGACGTCGTCGATGCTGTCGCTCGTCGTGTGTGCGGCGAGGACGTGCCCCTGTTGGCCGAGGTCGAGCCGCCACCCGGTGGCTGGGCCGACCCCTGGCTGATCGGCGCGGTGCACGAACTGACGGCGTCGACGGGGGAGCGGGCCCTGCGTGGAGCGTGGTACACGCCGCGCCCGGTGGTCGAGGAGCTGGTCCAGCGGGCACTCACTGCTGGCACCGACGCTGTGCTGGGCGACTCGTTGGTGATCGATCCGACCTGCGGTGGTGGCGGCTTCCTGCTGGCGGCGCTCGACCGTCTGGTCGTACTCGGGTCATCGCCCGATCAGGCGCTGGCCCGGATCGGCGGCCTCGACATCGACCCGGGCGCCGTGCGCGCCACTCATGCCGCGGTGGCAGCGTGGGGGCGGTTGGCCGGTGCGTCCGACCAGGCCATCTCCGGAGCCGTCGAGCGGATCTGTCTCGGTGATCAGCTGGTCGGGTGGCCCGACGACTGGCCGAGCGTCTCGGTCGTGATCGGCAACCCGCCGTTCGCCACCCCGCTGCGAGGTGGGTCGTTCCCTGGCGCCGCACACGCCGCCCGAGAGGAGCGACGTGATCGCCTCGGCCCCTACGCCGACCTGGCGGCGATCCACCTGGCCGTCTGTATCGAGCGGGTCGCTCCGGGCGGACGGGTGTGCCTCGTGTTGCCACAGTCGGTGCTTGGCGGGCGTGACACCGCCGGACTCCGAAGCTGGGTCGACGACGTTGCGCCAATCATCGATCTCTGGGCGACGACCTCGGCCGTGTTCGATGCCTCCGTGCGAGTGTGGGCGCCCGTGTGCGAGAAGGGGGCGGAGAGGCCAATGCGATCGTCGTGGTCAGAGGCTGCCGCCTTCGCGCTCGGTGTTCCCCCGGTCACGGTGGCCGCGCCGGGCCGGCTCGGTGAGCTGCTGTCGTCGGCCACCGCCGGGTTCCGCGACGAGTTCTATGCCCTGGCCGAGGCCTGCGTGGAGTTGGCCGACGTCAGCAGCACCGGCTTGCTGCCCGACGGCTTCGTTCGCGTGGCGACCGTCGGTTCGCTCGATCCCCTCACGAGTTGGTGGGGTCGACGGCCCACGACCTTCGCCAAACGGCGCTGGGATGCCCCGGTCGTCGACTGTTCGAAGGTGCCCGGCCGCACCCAGTCGTGGCTCGAGCAACTCCGCCAACCCAAAGTGCTGCTGCCGACCCAGTCGAAGGTCTTCGAGCCGTTCGTCGACCGGGACGGCACGGTGGCGCCGGTGACCCCGTTGCTGGCGCTCCACGCCGAGCCCGATGCGCTCGATCTGGTGACGGCGGTCCTCCTCGCGCCGCCGGTCGTCGCGTGGGCGTTCGCCCGCTGGTTCGGAACGGCAATGTCGGTCGAGGCCATCAAGATCGCTGCGAGGGACCTCGCCGACTTCCCGCTGCCGGTCGACGATGGGGCATGGCACGAGGCGGCAGCGATCGTCCGCTCGGCCGACGGCTGCGACCCCGCCGATTCGGTGCGGACCGCCATCGAGGCGGCAACCCTCATGCAGCGGGCCTATGGCACCGCCGCTGCCGATCCCTCGGTGCTGCAATGGTGGCTCGCCCGAGCACGCTCATTGGTACCCTCGAACGCATGACGACCCCGGAGCGACCGCTTCGCCGAGCCGCTCCGACCGGCGAACCGCTACCGGCCACCGGTGCCTGGCGTGAAGGCGACCCGGTGGCCTGGCGCAATTTCGTCACGGTCGGGCGTGGTCGCAAGTTCGCTCTCGAAGGCGGAGGCCTGCTCGGCGAGCTCCAGCTGGCGTTCGAGTACTGGGGTGAGCTGAACGCGGCAGCCGACAACGCCATCCTCGTGTGCCATGCGCTGACGGGCGACGCCCACGCGAAGGGCCCGAGTGGCCACGGCCAGCCAACCGAAGGCTGGTGGAACGACATGATCGGCCCCGGCCGACCGCTCGACACCGACCGCTTCTTCGTCGTGTGTGCGAACGTCCTCGGCGGGTGCCAGGGCACCACGGGTCCGTCGTCACCCCACCCCGATGATGGGTTGCCGTGGGGATCGCGGTTCCCGGTGATCACCATCCGCGACATCGTCCGGAGCCAGGCGCTGCTGGCAAACGATCTCGGGATCGGCCGGTGGGCCGCAGTGGTGGGCGGCTCGATGGGCGGAATGCAGGCGCTCGAGTGGGCCGTCATGTACCCCGAACGCGTCGGCGCGCTGGTCTCGATCGCAAGCGCGGCGGCCGCCAGTCCCTTGCAGATCGGGTGGAGCGAGGTCGGTCGGCTCGCGATCGCCCAGGACCCGCGCTGGCGGCAGGGCGACTACTACGACGCCGAACCCGGCGACGGTCCGGCCGAGGGGTTGATGCTGGCGCGGCGCGTCGCACAGCTGCACTACCGATCCGACGACTCGCTCGAGCAGCGCTTCGGCCGAGCCGTGGTCGGCAAACTCGACCGGTTCGCCATGTGGGACCGATTCCAGATCGAGGGCTATCTCGACTACCACGGTCAGAAACTGGCTCGACGGTTCGACGCGAACAGCTACCTGCTGCTCAACAAGGCGATGGATCTGCACGACATCGGGCGTGACCGAGGCGGTCTCGATCTCGCGGCCGCTCGGGTGCAGTGCCCGACCCTCGTGGTGTCGATCGACTCCGATGTGCTCTATACGCCGAGGCAGCAACTCGAGCTGGCCGACATCCTGCGCCGGGGGAACGCGCCGCTCGTCGAGTTCGCCACGCTGGAGTCGATCCACGGACACGACGGCTTCCTCATCGAGTTCCCCCAGCTCGGCCCGATCGTCGAGCGGTTCGTCGACGAGCAGGCCAAGGCCTGACCGGCGCCTCGATGCCCGAGGGAGTCGAGATCGAGCTGTACCGGCGTACCGCCGACCAGGCGGTGGGTCGCCGTATCGCGTCGGTCGACACGCCCGACGAGTGGTACCTGAAAGAAGGCACCTCACCCGACGAGGTCGCGGCCGCCTGCGTCGGCGCCGAAGTGATCGCCACCCGTCGGATCGGCAAGCTGCTGCTCCTCGACCTGTCGAGTGGCCATGTGCTCGGGTTGCGTTTCGGGATGACTGGACGCCTGATCGTCGATGGCACGGCCTCGATCGAGTACCTCGAGTACTCGAGCACCCGTGACGATCCGGCGTGGGACCGGTTCGTGATCCATTTCGCCGACGAAGGGAGTCTGCGGATCCGCGATCCGCGTCGCCTGGGCGGCGTCGTCATCGACCCCGACGAGTCGAGGCTCGGTGCCGATGCGTTCACGATCGACGCCGAGCGGCTGCGAGCGCGGGTCCTGGTGGGCGACGTGGCACTCAAGGCCCGGCTCCTCGATCAGCAGCGCATCGCCGGGATCGGCAACCTCATCGCCGACGAGACGCTGTGGCGGGCACGGCTCGATCCGGCTCGACCCGCACGGTCGCTCGACGATGTCGAGGCCGAGCGGTTGCTCGCCACATTGCACGAGGTACTGGGCGACTTCGTTCGTGACGGTGGCTCACACACGGGGGTCCTCATGTCGGCACGGGCACGCGGCGCGCACTGCCCTCGCTGTGGGACCGAGCTCGACCGTCGGACCATCGGCGGGAGAACCACGTTCTCTTGTCCCCGGGAGCAAGTGTGAGTCCGCTAGATTCGACCGAAGTGTCCGGTCTTCTCATCGCCCAAGAGAGCGTCACCAGCACCACGGTCAAGTGGTTCATCGCCGCCCTGCTCCTCGTTGCTGTGCTTCTGACGGTGTTGACGGTTTGGTACTGGCGACACACCGACCCGTATCGTCGACTGGCCGAGCAACGCCGAGCGCCGGTCGATCGTGGACCCGAGCCACGGCCCGCTCCGCTCCCGGCCCAATCGTCACCGAGTCACCAGTCCCCAAGCCAGCAGGAATGGGGCGGGACCGCAGCTCCC
This window encodes:
- a CDS encoding homoserine O-acetyltransferase, whose translation is MTTPERPLRRAAPTGEPLPATGAWREGDPVAWRNFVTVGRGRKFALEGGGLLGELQLAFEYWGELNAAADNAILVCHALTGDAHAKGPSGHGQPTEGWWNDMIGPGRPLDTDRFFVVCANVLGGCQGTTGPSSPHPDDGLPWGSRFPVITIRDIVRSQALLANDLGIGRWAAVVGGSMGGMQALEWAVMYPERVGALVSIASAAAASPLQIGWSEVGRLAIAQDPRWRQGDYYDAEPGDGPAEGLMLARRVAQLHYRSDDSLEQRFGRAVVGKLDRFAMWDRFQIEGYLDYHGQKLARRFDANSYLLLNKAMDLHDIGRDRGGLDLAAARVQCPTLVVSIDSDVLYTPRQQLELADILRRGNAPLVEFATLESIHGHDGFLIEFPQLGPIVERFVDEQAKA
- a CDS encoding N-6 DNA methylase; its protein translation is MDASVVRRRWLRGLIDHLALITPDAAPTDVSDAAPTDVSDAAPTDVSDAAPTDVSDVVPTDVSDIVPTDVVDAVARRVCGEDVPLLAEVEPPPGGWADPWLIGAVHELTASTGERALRGAWYTPRPVVEELVQRALTAGTDAVLGDSLVIDPTCGGGGFLLAALDRLVVLGSSPDQALARIGGLDIDPGAVRATHAAVAAWGRLAGASDQAISGAVERICLGDQLVGWPDDWPSVSVVIGNPPFATPLRGGSFPGAAHAAREERRDRLGPYADLAAIHLAVCIERVAPGGRVCLVLPQSVLGGRDTAGLRSWVDDVAPIIDLWATTSAVFDASVRVWAPVCEKGAERPMRSSWSEAAAFALGVPPVTVAAPGRLGELLSSATAGFRDEFYALAEACVELADVSSTGLLPDGFVRVATVGSLDPLTSWWGRRPTTFAKRRWDAPVVDCSKVPGRTQSWLEQLRQPKVLLPTQSKVFEPFVDRDGTVAPVTPLLALHAEPDALDLVTAVLLAPPVVAWAFARWFGTAMSVEAIKIAARDLADFPLPVDDGAWHEAAAIVRSADGCDPADSVRTAIEAATLMQRAYGTAAADPSVLQWWLARARSLVPSNA
- a CDS encoding DNA-formamidopyrimidine glycosylase family protein; the encoded protein is MPEGVEIELYRRTADQAVGRRIASVDTPDEWYLKEGTSPDEVAAACVGAEVIATRRIGKLLLLDLSSGHVLGLRFGMTGRLIVDGTASIEYLEYSSTRDDPAWDRFVIHFADEGSLRIRDPRRLGGVVIDPDESRLGADAFTIDAERLRARVLVGDVALKARLLDQQRIAGIGNLIADETLWRARLDPARPARSLDDVEAERLLATLHEVLGDFVRDGGSHTGVLMSARARGAHCPRCGTELDRRTIGGRTTFSCPREQV